The genome window gaacatgcacctggcagtggtggcgcatgcctttaatcccagcactcaggaggcagagccaggcagatctctgtgagttcgaggccagcctggtctacagagcaagatccaggacagacaccaaaactacacagagaaaccctgcctcgaaaaactaaaataaataagtaaataaatacacacacacacacacacacacacacacacacacacacacacacacacatacactaacacacacaaacaccaagaaAGAGAGCACAAAGTTTGGGGTTTGCCCATCTGGCTttaggtcttgctttggtccagtttttcctcactgtgctcccttcctACATTTTGGAGctgtaatatatatcctgtgccactgtatgttggaggtatgtgatctgcttttttatttcaattttataagGGAATATGTATGGATAAAAGTGACATTAAGTATAACCAATTTCCTCTCCTGAATTTAACAGCAACTTCCATTTGCATAGCCTccctgtaggaaaaaaaaactcacccATCAGGTTATCGGTGTCAAGACAGCTAGttcaggagaaagaaagcagacacTGACATTTCATTAAATGCTAAATTCACTGTAGTATGCATGTTGAATCTACAAACTTCTTATATGAACTAGGTGCCCAGAATTTGGAGACTCTCTAGCCTTTTGTAAAAACACAATGTATCCTTCACATAACCCAAGAAGCAAGGGACATGCTTGGGAAAATACAAGAGCCCACCAAAGGCAAGCTCTGGATCCTAATTCTGGCCTTATTCATTCTGTGGCTTACTGATCTCTTACCTGTAGGGTTTTCTAAACTCAGTTTACTGATGTGACTCAGGAAAGGGCTTGAcaagcatacatgaagccctgggttctatccccagcactgcatgaaatgggcctggtgggtacacctataatcccagatgGTGCAGGCAGAAGGAccggaagttcaaagtcatcctcagctaacaAGTGAGTCTGAAGCTAGCCTAAGGaatatgagatcctgtctaaaaaaaaaaaaaagaggattggggatttagctcagtggtagagcactcgcctagcaagcgcaaggccctgggtttgatcctcagctcaaaaaaaaaaaaaaaaaaagaaaagaaaaggaaaagaaaggaaggaaggaaggaaggaagaaaagacagacagacagaagaagagggacaagaaaaaaatctaaatgctTCCAATTCACTAAGTGCTTACACATGAGGTAGATGAACTTCCTGACACAAGCTACAAAAAAGCCAAATATTCTTATTTGCAGAACTACCCAGGAATCAGAGGCCACTGAATGTGAATGATAGACAACGAAGCCTGAGGTCAGTGAAAAAGCTTTTCAGTGCATGTACCTAGGGTTTGGACTGATCAAACAGACACAAATCACTAGATATGCTCAAAATGGAAGGACAGAAAATAAACTGGTAGCGAATGAACAAAAGAAACCTCAccaatgaaaaacaaacacaaacatacacttgggtatatcttttctttcttgagacagggtctctctgtggccCTGACTGGTATGCAACACTTCCTAGacctggttggcctcaaactcacagaagcttgcttctgcctctcgagtactggcCTGAGCCAACGTAAATGGCATGCTTCCGTACCTTTATCAGTTGAATACAGGGTTAAAAgaagaagctgggcggtgatgcatgcctttaatcccagcactaaggaggcagaagcaggtggatctctgcaagtttgaggccagcctgggctacagagcgagctccaggaaaccctgtcttgaaaaacaaaacaaaaacaaaaaggaagaagaaacattgCATTTACTCACTTTGACAGAGACACTCCCCCAGCTTTCCCGATCATTTCTTCGTGGTGCAAAACTGAATGGTTCCATGGAATATGGAGGAACTTTAAGAGCGTTCTCATCCACCGCTCAGGGTGTAAGACAAGCTGTTCATAGTGAACCAACATGCACTTTTGATAACCAACCTCCATACACTGGTTGTACATGGTTTCTATGGCCCGATTCCACTTGGTCAAACAGTCCCTGTAGCTGTTCAGGTCAAATCCGGCTATGGTAACTCTTCGAGAAATCATGGAATGTACTGATGCCCGGCCATCTCGGACCATCAGGAGAAATTTGGCATTGGGAAATAACCTAGCAAGGTAAGTCAAGGATTTCAGGGCAAAAGGATCTTTGTTACATAAATAAGGTGCTGGCTCCCCGTGTTTAACAATGACCTCCAGAAGGAAGGCTTGCATGGCAGAATCCAGCACTTCATCAGTGACACCTGCTTCATCCAGGCGGATCTTCTCTTTACTGGACCGGGACCACATCTGCTTCAGGGCAAGGATTCGAGGGATGACCCTGGTTTCCTCTCCACAGCGGATGTCAGGATGTGCATCCAGCATAGCCCTCATGAGCGTGGTTCCACTCCGAGGCACACCTCCGATAAATATTAAAGGCATATCTTTGTGATAGGTGAATGTTTTGTTGGATTTGATGTCCAGGCCAGTTCGTACAGTTGTCTCTGGGTTCTCTAGTCTAGCTGGCTGGCTACGTTCCTCTATTCGGTGATGGCACTCCATCGCATGCTGGCCCAGGTAAAACACTGTCACAGAACTAATCACCAGACACGCCAAAAGTAAGTTCTGCTTCAGTTTTCCCACCATCTTGATGTGGTTATCTTCTTATTAAACATATATTTTGCTCAAAATTATTGTCAAGAAATGTTCAGGCCATGGAGATTCTACTTCAGAAAGATGGTCAGCATCTGGCAGAAAAACAAGATTACCATCACATTATGATTGTTTACAAACCAGTCATCAATCATTTTAGAAAGAAAGCAGCAGAAGCAATCTGGATGCTTTACTGTCCTAAGAACATAAGATCCACAAATGTGGGCACAAACGAGGTGGTGAAGCACTGCGGTGCAGGCCTACAACCtggctactcaggaggctgaggtaagcaGACTGCGTTAAGGCCAGCCCAAAGTACAGAGTACAttcgaggccagtgtgggcaATTtcataagatcttgtctcaaaagaaaaggatgctgggaatacagcttaatggcagagtgcttgcctagcaagaagaCCCAGGTCCAACCTCTAGAAGAGAGCCCCACCCCCTCAAATGCTTATAATCAGAAACAGCTCTTTTTGATTTCACAAATGTAAAGCTGTGCACCTGGCTCACAATAGAAAAACCAAACTAATTTTAGCGGCAAATTTAGCAAATATTTAATTCATTCCAACATGTATTAAATGTTGGGAGTCCAATGTAATATTGATCACTTGTATTCAAattgcttcacacacacacaaaccaccatCACTAGCTCCACATTCTATTATAAAGACAAATTACCTAACTAGGAGTCCAGAGTGCCTAACTCATATATGCCTAACTGTCCAAGGGATTTCAATGTGCAGTCTATTAATCACTAAGCCAGTTCCTTAAAATCAGTCTTTTAGCTGTTTCATCTTCCCCAccgctggtgtgtgtgtgtgtgtgtgtgtgtgtgtgtgtgttccctaaaCATACCCACTGGCTCTGTGTCCCAGCAGGATGCTAACTAAACAGTTTTTTGGAAAAGCCTATATGGAGAAATAATTGGATACACtagagaaaaacataaatattctaagtggctaaggagatggctcagcaacttgctgctcttgcagatgacctgggttcgattcccagcatccacatggaggctaatattcatctgtacctccagtttcagggaatttgATGTCTTCTACCAGCTTCCATGggtgccaggcacacatgtgatacatatatatacacatagacaaaacacacacacataaaataacaataaaataagttttggaagaaaaaggggaggaggaggaagaattaggaggagggagaggaggcggaggaggagaaTATATTCTGAGAGGACTGCCAGCTCTGGCCCAGTGACAATGCAGTCAATTCCCACCCCAACCAATTATAAAGTTTGATTAACAATTGGGCCTTTCGGTGCTCTGGAAATCAAAGGAATAAACAACCTAAGAACATTTACAACTAAAAACTATAAAAGCCGGTCAGAACAGAAAGCGAGAGTCTGTAACTCCGCCATCTCCCAACTCAGTAGGTACCAAGGGCAGCAGGGCAGCATAAACAGTTAGCACTGGCAGCTTTTGCTTGGAAGTGGATGGGAGCTTGCTAATTTGAGGTAGTGAACAAGACACATGTCCAAGTGCACTGTCAAGTTGAACAGGAAGATGAGCAACTCTAGCAGGCTGAGGCTGCAGTACTAGCTGGGCAACTCAGGCACAAAAGAGCCGGGATCGGAGAAGTTTCTATGGCTCAGATttataatcccaatacttagaAATTGGAGGCAGGTAGAATGCTGGGAGTTTggtgctagcctgggctatatactgACCTATATAGATGTCAGGCTGGACTAGTGTGataccttgtctgaaaaaaattaaagaaggagaagggaaagggggaaaaagggattgagaaagggaaaggaagggaatgcAAAGGAAACAGTAGATGTACAAACAGCCTGAACTTGACAGCTCCCCTGCTCAAGGCCAGATCTACTGGTGGAAGAGCTCAGTAGCTCAGTTGTCTAATCCAAGCACTATTCAAGCACCAGCTAACTTCTGCACACTGAGCTAAGCAGACAGAGGCAACTCCTAGAAACCATGCTAGAAAAACAATTACAAgagcacatacacacccacaatAGGGGTGGGTGTATGTCTAAGCtgttcatgagagagagagagagacagagagagagacagagacagagagagagacagagagagagagagacagagagagagacagagagagagagagacagagagagagagagagagagagagagagagagagagagagagagagagagagagagagagaatgtgttttctgaaacagggtttctctggttaacagcccttgctgttctggaactccctctatagaccaggctggcctcacagagatctgcctgcttctgtctctcgagtgctgggattaaaggcgtgcaccaccgccacccagcagtATATATATAACAGCTTCCATTTAACTATCTAAAAAGTCacaaccacagacacacacacacacacacacacacacacacacacacacacacacacatacagcatatCCATATGGGCAAGCtcacagagagagaacaaactgcACAAGACTTTAACTGCCAACAGGCAGTGTGGGACTTTCCACAGCAGATGAAAATTATCTGCCTCCACTGTTGACACCGTTGCACAACTATAAAATCTAATAAAATCACTGAATTATACTCTAACAATGGGTGAGTATTATGACATACAAATCACACCTCAACACAGCCATTTctaaaaaatgaatacataactAAAAATTGTATTAATAGTCTCAGTGAGCTATACCAACCGAgatctggtttttgtttattcatatatTAATTCATTTGATGTCGCTGAGCACACACTATTCTGTCAGGCATTGCACAGAACTTCAATCAAGAGTCGGCTGAGATTAAaagattggcttaataaaaaagACTACAAATAAAAAGCATTAAGATAATTGGTAGCAATACAGCACTAAAAAGTCTTAATACAAAATGGAATCCATTGTATGGAAGGTACACTTAAGATGTTATCCCAGAGTTCAATTTCAAAGGGAGCTTATGGGAAGAAAAGCAATGGCAAGAAGaccaagaaacagaaaccagtAAGATCCAACCCTAGAACAGTCACATTCTGGTTGATAAAATTAGAACTGTATTGTCAGGAGGAGGGGGACCTTCCCAAATGAGAAAGGGGGGGCAGTCCATTATAGAGCTGAGGGTCTCCCTCACCCAAATGACAATAGGCCCAAGGAAGACATAGCATGACTATTTTAAGCATGCAGGAAATAATTCAGGAGGAcatcaaataaaaagaatgtaagagggggctggagagatggctcagtagttaagggtactagttgctcttccagaggacctgggttcaattcccagcaaccacttggcagctcacaactgtctgtaactcaagtgcatctgacactctcacacggACATGCAGGTCAAACATCAATGTGCATTAAaagacacaaaaccaaaacaaaacaaaacaaaaaccagaaaaacccAAGTACCAAAGGGCCAAATAACCAGTTGACACCAGATGTCTCAACTCAATGCTTgtccgagtgtgtgtgtgtgtgtgtgtgtgtgtgtgtgtgtgtgtgtgtgatatgagagTGTGTCTGTAGGTTGCGGTGAGTGGTCAACCATGGGTGTCATCCTCAGAAACACTACCCACCTCTTGAGACAGGGATTtccactggcctggaattcaccattgATGTCATACTGGCAGCCTATAAGCCCTGAGGCTTGACCTGTCTCTAcctttccagcactgggattacaggcatgcaccaccacactcagagttttttacatgggtcctgggggtcTAATTCACatcctcatgcttgctaggcaagtacatTACTAAAGCCATCCTTCAAACCAGTCTTTCCTTTAAAGTGGCACTTGGGCTAAGATTTGAAGAATGCGTAGGGTGAGGCAGTGTGAAGTGAAGGGCATGCCAAAACACCAGGGCCCATGTTAAGAAGGCATTTGAAAGCTGTAAAGAAGAAAAGGCCAATGTAGTTACAAGGCGGGAGCAAGAGGGCAAATGAAGAAGACATGAAACCAGGCAGGGGCTGGACTACAAATCTCACAGTGCAGAAAGGGATGTGAAATTGCACAACACAATACAATGAGACTGATTCTAAGCGAGGAGTCACTTGATAAAACTTAGCATAATAGAATTTCGTTCTAGCCAAAACAACCTTGACAAATAATAAAGCTGAAGGACTTACACTTTGAAGTTTCAGAACTACAAAGCTATTAGAATGATGCCAACCTAAAATGGCTAACAGAAAGACAACTGTCCAGAGCAATGAGTTTATTTGGAAATAGCAAGAGGCTGTGATCCAGGATTCATGTGCCATGACAGGGCATTAGGGGAACCTTTTAAAGATGGAGGGCTGAGGAGATATTTCAGTGGGCAAAATGCTTGCCTTGAAAGCACTAGCACCATGTTTCCACCCTCAGAATCCATGTtaaggtaggggtgtgtgtgtgtgtgtgtgtgtgtgtgtgtgtgtgtgtgtgtgtgtaaacaggtAAAAGCATCTAttgtgcaagcctgacaacctgagttcaattccttgaactcacagtagaagcagagaactgacttccaataTTTTTTTACCTCCATATACACTTGTTTAtatttgcacatgtgcacacatgtgcacacgcacacataaatttaaaaagcaggcCACATGCACACAGCATCTGTGTGCAATCTCAGCaaagggaggtggaggcaggcaggactCTGGCCAGCCTGTATAACCTGCCTGGCTAATAAAAAGAGGATGGCACCAGAAGAACAACACTGGAGGTAGTCACCTGGCCTCTCAACACACGGGCAGGCACATGTGCACCAGACAGACAAAAACTGGGGGAGTGTTTGCCTtgaatgcatgaagccctgggattcatctccagtaccacataaatccagcatggtggcacatggctgtaaTCCTGTTCTtagaggaggtggaggcaggaaaaccagCCTTGCCTACATGAGagcatttcaaacaaacaaacaaaaggtcactttgtagaaaaaaaagtctttttttgttgttgtttttttctgttttttcaagagagggtttcttttTTCAAACTGTAGAATTTAAGGCATGCATCACTAAATCACCACTGCCTGTCTtggttcttcttttttaaagattacatttattattaattttgtgtatgcctctgtgtgtgtgtgtgtgtgtgtgtgtgtgtgtgtgtgtgtgtgtgtgtgcaggtgctggaGGAGTCTAGATGAGGGAgtggggtcctctggaacagaGTTATAGGAAGCTGTGAAGGCTGCCTGACATGGGTTATTCAAGAgcataactactgagccatctctcaagctcctgCTGTTTCTTTTCAACAAAGGGAAATTTGAGGGAAAACGCAATGCTTTCATGGAAAACAAGAAGGGGGGATTTAAGTCAGGAGGCCATGGGCCTAAATTTTCCAATAACTACATAATGTTTCTGATCAAACAGTACTTAGTGGCAATGATCGAAGTGAATGATAAATTTTACTGATATTGACAGAGAAATGATCCTGGGAAAAAAGCTGTCATGTCTATTTTACAAactaatgaaattttcaaaataattgaaaTCTGGGCAAAGGGCATTCGACTCGCTGAAACATAGCAGAGCTGATTTTAGAGGCTTTAATAATGGTTGCTTTATCTTTGGATTATCACAGGAGTGGCTTTCTAACACACTCCATTTGTTTCACGTTTGTCTAAGCATGCTacaggagagcagagaagaaaaacTAGACAGAATTATTCTGAACTTGCAAGGCTTTTTGATAAAAACTTACACTTCATCTTTTCAATGACATTTAACTTGCTAACGTTTGACAACTGTCAGGATACAATAGGTGACAGATGACTCAACGCCTTTCAAAATTACCTTCCAAATCAGCAAGGTGAAAGTCACCTGAaggtgggggtgtggctcagtgctgGTATTTGTGCCCCATGCACAAGGCTTCTATCCCCATGAGGGGGAAAAACCCACTCagttgtaaaacaaaaacaaatgattaGCTAccccactaaaataaaaaataaaaagtgtatcTTACCAAAAATTAACAAGGTGAGCTGGTCATGGTatcgcatgcctttgatctcagcactcagaggcagaggtaaaTGGAtctctggaggccagcctggtctacagagaaagtttagga of Onychomys torridus chromosome 22, mOncTor1.1, whole genome shotgun sequence contains these proteins:
- the Tpst1 gene encoding protein-tyrosine sulfotransferase 1, whose translation is MVGKLKQNLLLACLVISSVTVFYLGQHAMECHHRIEERSQPARLENPETTVRTGLDIKSNKTFTYHKDMPLIFIGGVPRSGTTLMRAMLDAHPDIRCGEETRVIPRILALKQMWSRSSKEKIRLDEAGVTDEVLDSAMQAFLLEVIVKHGEPAPYLCNKDPFALKSLTYLARLFPNAKFLLMVRDGRASVHSMISRRVTIAGFDLNSYRDCLTKWNRAIETMYNQCMEVGYQKCMLVHYEQLVLHPERWMRTLLKFLHIPWNHSVLHHEEMIGKAGGVSLSKVERSTDQVIKPVNVGALSKWVGKIPPDVLQDMAVIAPMLAKLGYDPYANPPNYGKPDPKILENTRRVYKGEFQLPDFLKEKPQTEQVE